CTTGATTCCACCGTAGCAGTTGACAGTGCTCTACCCAGGCCCTGCAACAGCAAAGTGGCCTGTCTGATATGAGGGGCAGTTTAAGAGGAAGTGGCACCTGCCAGGGTAAAAGACCTTACCTGTACAATTTTCTCAGGTAGAGAAATTACGGATGGCATGCATGCATTCTGGAAAGATGATGCCAGTATGTGCATGAAACCAGCAGCCAGATACTAATCAGTACCAATCTTTTGTTCACATCGGATTCTCTTTCTTGCTTTTGTTCAAAGGAACTCCTTACTTTTGACTCCCGCGTGCTAGCCAGATGTCTTGAGTGTCTGAATTGCTTTATACGAATCATATTTATTCCTTCATACCAAATTTTTATGGCAAGAGAAATGCATCATCTTCTCTTGGTGAACGATGCACAGCAGTACAAACACGAGCAAAAGTCTCAAGTCTATGCTCATTTCTTCAAAACAGTGTTGTGAAAACATAATTTgttccatttctttagttgaagctatgaaaaatgccaaagtttgacataaaattgtattttatatCCCAGCATGGTGTGTAGtgtgttcttaaaaaaaattgaggaaaATTTGAAGTATCAggactaaataataataataataataataatgatggattggatttatatagcgtttttcaaggcacccaaagcgctttacaataccactattcattcactctcacattcatacactggtggaggcaagctacagttgtagccacagctgccctggggcagactgacagaagcgaggctgccatatcgcgccatcggcccctctgaatttacagtggggcaaaaaagtatttagtcagccaccgattgtgcaagttcccccacctaaaatgatgacagaggtcagtaatttgcaccagaggtacacttcaactgtgagagacagaatgtgaaaaaaaaaatccatgaattcacatggtaggatttgtaaagaatttattcgtaaatcagggtggaaaataagtatttggtcaataacaaaaatacaactcaatactttgtaacataacctttgttggcaataacagaggtcaaacgtttactataggtctttaccaggtttgcacacacagtagctggtattttggcccattcctccatgcagatcttctcgagagcagtgatgttttggggctgtcgccgagcaacacggactttcaactcccgccacagattttctatggggttgaggtctggagactggctaggccactccaggactttcaaatgcttcttacggagccactcctttgttgcccgggcggtgtgttttggatcattgtcatgttggaagacccagcctcgtttcatcttcaaagttctcactgatggaaggaggttttggcttaaaatctcacgatacatggccccattcattctgtccttaacacggatcagtcgtcctgtccccttggcagaaaaacagccccatagcatgatgtttccacccccatgcttcacagtaggtatggtgttcttgggatgcaactcagtattcttcttcctccaaacacgacgagttgagtttataccaaaaagttctactttggtttcatctgaccacatgacattctcccaatcctctgctgtatcatccatgtgctctctggcaaacttcagacgggcctggacatgcactggcttcagcagcggaacacgtctggcactgcgggatttgattccctgccgttgtagtgtgttactgatggtgacctttgttactttggtcccagctctctgcaggtcattcaccaggtccccccgtgtggttctgggatctttgctcaccgttctcatgatcattttgaccccacgggatgagatcttgcgtggagccccagatcgagggagattatcagtggtcttgtatgtcttccattttctgatgattgctcccacagttgattttttcacaccaagctgcttgcctattgtagattcactcttcccagtctggtgcaggtctacaatacttttcctggtgtccttcgaaagctctttggtcttggccatggcggagtttggagtctgactgtttgaggctgtggacaggtgtcttttatacagatgatgagttcaaacaggtgccattcatacaggtaacgagtgggggacagaaaagcttcttacagaagacattacaggtctgtgagagccagagattttccttgtttgagatgaccaaatacttattttccaccctaatttacgaataaattctttacaaatcctaccatgtgaattcatggatttttttttcacattctgtctctcacagttgaagtgtacctctggtacaaattactgacctctgtcatcattttaagtgggggaacttgcacaatcagtggctgactaaatacttttctgccccactgtatattcaGTAGCTGAATATAAattcatgtccttaagaaacaggaaagaaacccagcaaagacctgacacaggacctgagagatgcctCCGGACTTTCAGCTGtctgtctacagccatctgtgaaaCACGGTGGAGGTTCTGTCAGGGCTGCAtgtcagccagtggtgttgcagatcttgtcaaaatttcTGAATTAATAATTTatcaaagtaccatcagatatTGATCCACCGTGCAATATCATCTGGAAAACATGATTGGCAAAAGCTTCATTTTCCAGCacaacaatgatcccaaaccaaaatgccaatgcagtaaaatcaTACTTGGATAGAGAATCACACAGTggagcactatcagtcatggatcggcctccctgagcccggacctcaacattattgaagcagtgtgggatcatgttgacagagaacagaacaaaaggcagaaacatccaaagaagagctttgaatgtccttcaagaagcctggagaactattcctgaagacgacTTAacgaaatgacaagaaagctgcctaagagagttcagactgtgctgaagaataaaagtggtcacaccaaatattgacttttaggTTATTACTGTATAAACTCTGTTTTTTCCTTACATGCTGCCACATATTATACACAAGACCTTATATCTTACGCTATTAACTTATACCTAATATGTGATGTTTGGTACTCAAAGCTGTGGGCAAGCTCTGCACCGTCACCACCTCTGTGCTCACATCTCACATCttccacaaacaaaaaaccaccaTGATACACTTTCCCACTTAAACAGCATGAATTTGAAACAGCAAGtgaaatttatttaaattaaataaaatcttgTACATTTCACAGCTATAGGGGCCTACATAGTAAGCAAAATAAAGTCTACTCTTTGTCCATGTGCAGAACTACACCACAGGGTAGCTCCAAAACAGTCTGTCATCATTTGAATATAGGAGAGGGAGTTTGCTTGGTGGAAGAAGACGGCCATAGCCAGATCCTACTCCCCAAAAGACTggataatgtaaaaaaaaaaaagacgggAAAAAAGGTTATGTGTGGCTTCTGGTAGTGCTTTCATGCTGATTCCTTCCAGCTGTAGACATCCACCTTTAAAATACAACATATTTTTCACCATATCACCATGCTTTAAAGGCAGTTAGCCAAAGTTCCTTGTAATGAACACATAAAGACTGATTTCATTATATTGTAGTGATACTTTACGGTAAATCGTTTGTTCCTCTCCAAAATGAGCACATAAGCTTTTGTAATGAAACTTATCAGCTGCTGATATTAATGCAATCTACTTTGGAAATGTCTCTCAGCATGTGTGGCATCATATCCTGTAGATCTTGCAGTCTGCTCCAATGATAGATGGCTGTCACAGACTTAAGAGAGTACGGCCTGTGCAGTCTTGATGCCAACTAGGTTGTCTGCACTGACAGACCTTCTCATGGCCGATTTACTCAAGTCCTTATACTTGTCCTCACATAGCCTGGAGATAGCctacaaaaaagagaaagataagaacaataaaaaacaataataatcagaaGAAGTTTCAAACTGTTACGACAGAACAAGCAGAGCAGCCACAGCATAACAAGTTCTACCAACACTTACTTAATCAGTTCAGCAGTCGGAATATATACATTTCCAAACTGCAAAATAAAATCAGCCCTGGAAAATTACTCACCTCGAGTTTTTGGGCCCGCTTGGTACTGAGTGGCTCCAGAGGGAAACTGAGGTTGTTGTCATCAGCCAGTGAGCGCAGGTCAAAGTAGTACTTGGCGTAGACGCTGGCTGGGACATTAATGTTGAACTGGAGCAGCTCCAAAAAGTGACGCTCCATCTCATTCCTGCAAAACAGTTTGGAAAGGTTCACgagcttttattaaaaaacaaaaggtcCTTTCCAGGCTGCAGGAACCTTTTGAGGGCTTTCCTATAACTCTTGGAGGTGGTCCCCACTTTCCGTGTGTTTGCACTGTGTGAACTAGAAACTACGctacttaaaaaaattaaaggaacactttgaaaaTGCATCAATCTCAATGGGGGGGAAAAGCACGTCTGGATATCTATACTCTTATGCACTGGTattcagaaaataaaatcacaatgcCACTATGATggaaattaaaataatcaacCTACAGAGGGCTAAAttcaaagtgaaaatgaaacagGGAGTCAAGTGAACGTGCGGACCAGGCAATGGTATCAATTCCTTTAACCTCCAGGAACTACTTGCATACTCTTGCCACATGAAGCACTGTTGTGCACCAGGAGGAACCCAGTACTCACTGCAACAGCGTAGGGTCTGTCAATGGGTCCAAGGATACCTAATGGTAGTCAGGGTGTTGTTGCCTAGCCTGTAGGGCTCTGTGCGTTCCTCCATGGATATGCCTCCACAGACTATCACTGACCCACTACCAAACCAGTCATGCTGAACAATGTTACAGGCAGCAGAATTTTCTCCACAGCTTCTCCAGACCCTTTCACATCTGTCACGCGTGCTCAGGGGGAACCTGCTCTcgtctgtgaaaagcacagggcgCCAGTAATGGACCTGCTAATTTCTGGTACTCTATGGCAAATGCTAATCGGGCTTCACAGTGCCGGGCAGAGATCACAGGGCCCACTAGAGGATGTCAGGCCCTCAGGCCACCCTCATTAAGTCTATTTATGATGGTCTGGTCAGAGACACTGACACgagtggcctgctggaggtcattttgtagaTCTGGCAGTGCTATACAAAAACTACTGTAATACTTACATGTCCTCCACGGTGATATCTTTGAGGATCTGGCAGTAATCGACATTCCACACAGCCTGATCATCCCAGACCTTGGAGGCCAGTAAGATGGCACCAAGAACAATGCGCTTCCAGTTACAAGGACAAATGTCCATCTCAGCATACGTTAACAGCCTTTCCAGATACACCTAAGGCAAAAGGAACCcatccattcacacaagcagaaAGGGTGATAGTTCTCAATACTTCTTTGCATCATTCAACACTCTCTGCAGTGTGGTGGATGTTTGAACTTACCAGAGTGACGATGGCGCACTCGGCGGTGAGCTGAGCAGAGCTGAAGAGCGTTCTTATGAAGCGGTAGATGAGTTTGTGTTCCGGGTCAACCACAGAGTAGTCATCTGGAACCTTTTCTCGCTGTTGGGCAGAAGGTCATCATCAGCGGTCCACTAATATAGCAAATATCACTGCTTGGTGTAATCAACCACCTCAACTCACCGACAGTGGGTGCTTCTTCTCGTCGAATATATCCAGCGAGCGGTTTGAATCTCTGTAGATGCAACAAGCCACTGTTACGTGATATGTAACTTCTCATGGTTTGAAACTACCATTGCTTATTCACTGGGGTTTCTTGGTGTTAGATATCACAACAGTTATTTATCTTTCGTTGAGTTCTACAAATACTTTGTAGATTACAACCATTGATGTGCATTGATGTTAACAAACATTTTGTTTCCTATATTATTAAGTATCTGACTCACTGATGTCCAAAAAACTAATTTGGCCACCTgctgtgaaaaaatatttgcccccttcctgatttcttagtttttttgttgtgtatttgtcacacttaaatgtttcagataatcaaacaaattttaatgttAAAGATAATAAGTGCATTTAACATCTAGTTTTTACGGTAAATGAAAAAAGTTAATACAAACCTGCCTGGTCCTATGTTAAAAAGGAATTGACCCCTAAACCTAGTAAGTGGTTGTGTCACTCTTGCCAAAAGAATGGGAATCAAGTGTTTCTGAgaactgtggaggaattttgctCCACTTTTCTTTGTACAGTTGTTTAAATTCAGTCACACTGGAGGGTCTTCTAGCATGAACGGCCTGTTTAAGGTTGTGCTAAAGTAGCGCCATCTGATTTAAATCAGCATTTCAATTAAGCCGCTGAAagcctttctcttttttttttgacgcATTCACAGGTGGACACGCTGGTGTTtctgatcattgtcctgctgtatAACCCAAGTGCTCTTGAGCTTCAGGCCATGAACTTGTGGTTGGACATCcaccttcaggattttctgctAGAGaacagaattcatggttccatcaattaCAGCAAGTCGTCCTGAAACAGCAAAGCAgcctttagatgttgttctgagGTTTTTTGTGACCCAAAAGTGAAACTGTCGCTGTGCTCTTGGAGTCATTTGGATAGGCCGGTCACTCCTGGGagggttcaccactgttccgagttttcttcatttttggataatggctctcactgtggaTCCAATCTGTGGATCAAGTGGGGCCAATTACTTTTTTCCACACAGGATGAGGACGAAGTAGGCTTGGATAACTTTTTTGccttaataaataaagtcatttataaactgtttgtttgtatttactcaggCTATGTTGGTCTATTATTCAAATTAGTTTGATGATCTGTAACATGTAAGTTTGACCAATAtgcaaaaaactaagaaatcagaAAAGGGCAAATACTTCTTCACCACATTGTATCTATTCTTTGAGTTGCCACCACCAAGTGCTATGACTCTGGCCATAAAACTCAAAAACCATACTTGACCTAAATTAGGCAAAATTGCATCCTTGGATCACTTCCAAGAACATGACTTTAAGGAAAGTAGCTCCTACTTTCCTTAAAGTCATGTTTTGACAGTTACtatatttaaaatgcaaataaattgcATTTCAAACTGAGATGATGCAAACAGAGAACTCAATTTTCAACCTATTATGTGCAGACATGAGATGAAAAaaactgttaatttttttttttttttaaaagcaatcacaacctctttttttatttatttattttttttgcaattctGACCTGACGCAAGCCACCTTCTGGTTTGTTTGTCAATCAGAGCTAAattgccaggtctctcttggaaatgagatttttaatctcaatgagattttttacctggataaataaaggactaataaaaattaaaaatctctggctctcattACCAGTGATGATCTTAAAAAGCTGTACCCATCTGGCACTTAAGTTGATATCCACCTTCTGCATACGTCTGTCATTCATGCATGATGTATTTAGCAGTAAGACAAGGCAAGTAGCATTTCCTATAGGACTTAGATGAAGTAATTAAAAATTAGCCTAAGTACTAAAATCAGTCTTTCTTACAAACTTGATGACTAATGTTTGTAAATATCTAAGTACTGGTTACAACAATGAAGAAAACGTTGCACTACCAAGAGACAATACTTCTGACGTTTCCTACCTGTTTTTTATGTGGTAGTATATGGCCAGTGCAACActgcaagagacagaaatcaacaaagaataaaacactAGAGCTGGATTTTCCCTTttacagctttttatttttacttctacTTTACAAATAGATATTTAGATCTTTTCAACTGCAGCTATTTGGTGACTTTAAATGTTACCTGCAGTTCaggacaaacaaacagaaacattttgCAAATAATTAAACAGTAGACTGACAACATGTCAGTAACATAATTGTGTATAACAAGAGGATCTTAAAGGGGACGgagtttctcagaagtaaagatggGCCAAGGTTTAGTAATCTCAAAAAAGCCTATGTACAAATTGGGGAACAAATTCATGTACAGATGAGGAGACTTTGAATATCTAATAATATTCAGTACATAGTGATATTAAACAATTCACAGAACTGGAAGAAATATCTGTGCACAAAAGACAAGGCTAAAAATCAGTGCCCATGATCTTCAGgtggcactgcattaaaaacaggagTATCTATCAGTGCCTACTGAATTGGTAGCTTGGACATCTGGAAAAGCATCATCAATGCTGAAACGCATATGAAGGCTTTAGAGCAAGATATGCTGCCGTGCAGAGAGCTTCTTCAAGGAGGTTTTTGCATATTTCAGTAAAACAGTGCTAAACCACATACTGCATGTATTACAAGAGCATGACTTCCTggtaaagaagtccagatgctgaACTTTTCACCAGCTGAAAGCGGCAGCTAGAATCTTATATCAGGACATCATTCCTCTCCCAAATGTCCAGCAAAGCTCTCTTTTTAGTTTCCACACTTTTATTAAAAGAAGATGGGATGCTACACAGCGTTAAACGTGGCCAtgatgctgccatcaaattcaaaataaacatatgataagtttaaaatgttttaaagtgaGTCAAAACTGTGTTTGTGGAATTTGCAAACCATTGAACTCTGTTTTTTATTCACACTTTACACAGCGTCCCAACTTCTTTTGTACTTGCACTTGCAGCAGTACTGAGGTGAGGGCGGTCACTTACCATTTAATAGTGCTCTTGAGATTGGGCTGGCTGACGGTGCTGTCATCGAGGAATATGGTTGAACACGAGCTGTACTTTTTAGAAAGGAGTCCCGGGGACATCTGGCATCGAAAGCATGTTTAGAGACAGAATGGAGGGGAAAACGGGTTATAGAAACACATTCAACCCCAGAGAAATGAGATGTATGACTGAATCATTTCAGCAACAAAAAGACCCACGAAGAACACGCAGAGCCGTAACTTACGTGATTCATGTAGTTGCTTTTCCTTTTCTCGCGGactgaaattggaaaaaaaacaaaatcaaagagaTGTAGGAGTTTCAGAAGAGAATGGGGTAAAGTATTAAAGCACCAGAGAAATACTGACCATCTGTCTGAGACTTGTTGAGGAATAGAGTGCTTGCTCTGGGGTGGTCGGATGGGTTGGCCTCTTGGGCCAGCTCTGTAGAAGGAAAGTGTTAGAAGTCTTCATATAAGACTACAGTGTTTGTCTAGGAGCTGCCACGCTGCTGCTGATTTAATGCTAAACAGCTCTTAAAGCatgtaaaacatttaaactgAATCACTTGCAGTAAACCGGCACCAGGACAGGACAACATCACTGCATGCAATCACATCTCCAAAAATAGCAAACTAATCTCCACACACCATCTGGAAGCTCCCTGTCGCTGATGTGCTGCAGGTATGTCCCAGTGTCCTCGCTCACATCTTCAGTAGTGGTGATGGGACACTCCTCCAGCTCCACCTCTCTCCTGTGGATCTTGGGGCTCTCTCCAGGAGAGATGCAGCAGGACACCGAACCTCCCATCGCTGACCTGCAAAAGTCCTGCAACAGCCAGCACCGCTTTCCATACAATTGAGGAGGGACCACCTGCTAGTCTGGcaattctgaagctgcaggaagGTCTGCAAGATCTTTAAGCCAAACCTTACAAGGGGTTGTTaggaaaaatacataaaacactAGTTTTGCTCTGCCTTGGCGAGATCGGGTTCAATCACAACCTGGAAGTGTTCGGATTATTTGAAAATGTGCGTGTTGTGGACCAGCACAGCCCTTGTGTTTTTGCTGCAAAGTGAACGATCTCGCTTCAGAGCAGAACGGGATCTATGCAAGGACAGCCAAGTAAGTATCTGCGGTATGTGCAGGACGGCTGACATATTCAGGGTGTGTGCGCAACCCACGGATGGCGCACTTTAATATGAACTGCGTGCGTGGGCTGCATGGTTTGGGGCTGAGAATAACCGCTACCAAGTCATTTTACGGAAAACAGTCTAATGAGACGAAGTCAGGCGTTCCTCTGCCTCCCTCCATGGCTAGCCGGCTAACGCTAGCTTCCGCACCTCAATCCACTGCTGGCTCCTCCAGCAGCGTGACTCAATCCATTTTCACTGCGGCTCAAGTCTGTGTCA
The window above is part of the Maylandia zebra isolate NMK-2024a linkage group LG23, Mzebra_GT3a, whole genome shotgun sequence genome. Proteins encoded here:
- the LOC101466371 gene encoding cyclin-Y-like protein 1 is translated as MGGSVSCCISPGESPKIHRREVELEECPITTTEDVSEDTGTYLQHISDRELPDELAQEANPSDHPRASTLFLNKSQTDVREKRKSNYMNHMSPGLLSKKYSSCSTIFLDDSTVSQPNLKSTIKCVALAIYYHIKNRDSNRSLDIFDEKKHPLSREKVPDDYSVVDPEHKLIYRFIRTLFSSAQLTAECAIVTLVYLERLLTYAEMDICPCNWKRIVLGAILLASKVWDDQAVWNVDYCQILKDITVEDMNEMERHFLELLQFNINVPASVYAKYYFDLRSLADDNNLSFPLEPLSTKRAQKLEAISRLCEDKYKDLSKSAMRRSVSADNLVGIKTAQAVLS